The Alteribacter populi genomic sequence TCTATTTTTATGTCTTAGAACCGTTGAGCTGTCTGAGCTCAGAATTATGAAATTCATTCTCGTTAAATAATATTATTGTAATAAATCATCTGAATTCTGCTTTTTTTTGCTTTCTTGAAGCTTGCTTGGTGTCACGTCGTTACCTTCTTCATCGACTACTTTCACTGAGTGAAGTTGGTTCTTAAATGATTGTCGCATGCTTTGTATATATTCCTGCCTTAAGTCTTGTTGTTCTTTTGATTCTTTATTTGAAAGTCCTTCACTCTTGGATTTTTTGGCTAATTCATTTATACGGGCAATTTTTTCTTTACTTAACATCGGTAAGAAAACCTCCACTATTCTTGTTGTCTTATTATGCTACACGAGAATGGTAAAGCTTTCAAGTAACAGGCTTATCACTCACTTCTTCTTGAGCACGTACAAAATCACGGTAGCGACGGTGAGCTGTCGCTTTGGAAATATCATACCCAAACCCTCGCAAAGTTGCCGCTAATTCATGAAAAGTAAGTCCATTCTTCCGCAGTCTTACAATTTCATCAATAGGAACAGCTTTTTTCTTTCGACCTCCAGCTCTTGAATCACCTAAATTTCGCTCTGGCTTGTAGCCATTTTTAACAGCACTCTGCATCCCACGTTTTATTTTAATGTTGTGTAATTGCCTCTGGTACTCCTCTACTATGGAGACAATATCTAAAACCATCGAGTCCGTTTCAGAAACTGTTAGTGTCCCTTGGTCTTGTACTGTATAGATGGTAACGTTTAATTTATGTAATTGATGTAGAAGCGCAATTTTAGCATTTCCTCTGCCAAGTCTTGTATCATCTTGAATAAGAAGGGTATCTGCTCTTCCGCCTTTAAACACTTCTAACATACTAAAAATCCCTTCTCGTTCGACTTCATACCCACTTGCTTTTTCTTCGATAAGTTGCTCAATGTTTATATTGTATTTAGATGCCAACCTCTCTAATTCTTGTTTCTGTCTCATTAATGAGGTTTCCTGGCTTTCTTTCGTCGTGCTTACCCTGACATAAAGGATCGCTTTCATAATAATTAGTTCTCCCCTTTTTTTATCGGTACAGTTAACGACTGTCCTGTAATAATAACCGTTTCCTCCAGCTCGTTTTGCCCTTTAATCCAGTTAATGACCGTCTCTTTGTTCGTATTCAACTCTTCGTGAAGATCCGCAGCGATACTCCATAATGTATCTCCTTCTGAAACAACAATTGTACTACGTTCATATCCTTCAAGTCCTTTACTGTCGACAGGAATAGTCGTGACTACAATAAAAAGTAAGATGATCATGGCAGTTATAATGTGGGATATTTTAATAGACTGATTAGGTTTAATAAATCGATTCATTACGTACACCTCTTTCCAAGAATGTATGTTCGCATTTTATTATAACGAGAACATCCGTTCCAGTCAACACAAAAACAGAACGAATGTTTGCACCTGTTCGGCCTTCATGGTATAATGTTCCTAACAAACCAATTGATTGATATTTAAAGCCAAGTGACGGTTCATACATATAGAAAAAATGAGGTGTGGAAATGACAAAACTATCAAAGCGGCAACAAGATATTTTGGAATACATTAAGGAAGAAGTAAAAAAGAAAGGATATCCTCCTTCCGTACGGGAAATCGGTGAAGCGGTAGGGCTAGCTTCAAGTTCAACTGTTCACGGCCACTTATCAAGACTAGAGAAAAAAGGGCTGATTCGCCGTGACCCAACGAAACCAAGAGCCATTGAAGTAATCGAACTTGAGGAACAAGCTGAAAAAATGAGAGTTTCTGAAAGCCCTTCGGTATATGTCCCTATTATTGGTAAAGTCACAGCCGGTTCACCGATTACAGCGATAGAAAACATTGAAGAGTATGTCCCCCTCCCATCCCGGATGGTTCAGGATGATCAATCATTCATTTTAGAAATTCAAGGGGACTCGATGATTGAAGCGGGAATTTTTGATGGAGACATGGTTGTCGTTCGCCAGCAGCAGAGTGCTGATAACGGAGACATTGTCGTTGCAATGACAGAAGATGATGAAGCGACAGTAAAGCGTTTCTTCAAAGAAAGAGACCACATTCGTTTGCAGCCCGAAAACTCTTCTCTCGAGCCCATCCTTCTAAAGAATGTTTCGATTCTTGGAAAAGTCGTTGGCGTTTTTCGTACAGTCCATTAAAAACCGCACTATAGTAAGCCCCGATTCCATAGGCTGGAATTGGGGTTTTTAATGTTATCATTGAGAGTACGTTATCTACGCGAATACTTTCGCATCCGTTTTTCCTGTTTGTGATCTGCTACTATGAAACAAGCATGGATCGCTCCAGGCAACCAGAGTATTAACGTAAGTATTAAGTTTAAAATAGCTTGAAACGGCCTTCCTACCAAAAGAACAGCAAGAGGCGGAATTAGAACGGCTAATAAATACATCGTGGTTGTGTTCTCCTTTCTTATCTGCTAATTTATTATATCACCCAATTTAAGAATCCAAACCATATTATTTTCCCTATCAAAAAAAGCGCACCGCTATTACCAGTGCGCCTCTCCTCATTACTTCCTATAACTTACCTCTCCTGAATCATCTACAAATCCCCATCCGCCAATAATTTTTTCATTTACTTCAATGACATAGCCGACTTGTTCTTTGGCGAGCCGAAACGCTTCGTCACGGTCTTCTATAGGAGTACCATATCCTGATCGATATTCAGGAATTGGGTTTGAACCACTCTCACCGCGTAACATTAACTCTTTTTCATGATTTTGTGCTGATTTCACTTTAAAATAAGTTCTGTTCATTGAAAATCTCCTTCGTAGCAATGAGTTGTTCGGACTGAAAAAGCTTCTCTTCTATGTGTATTCGATTGATGGCATGACTCTTTGACTGTTGCTAGGAAAACTTTCCTCAGGCAACCTCTAATTCTCTGCCTTAAAGGCTCTGATACTCGAGAAATAATAATGTAGCAGCCTGTTCCTTTTCATCCATGAATCAATTTTTTCAATATAAGGAGCTGCCACTAATTTTTACAAATATTAGCATATTGTGGGCAGGTTATCCAAACTGACAACACAAGAAGGTCACACCCACAAAAAAACCCCTTAGAACCTTTGTGGCTCTAAGGGTTTCAATTTTAGTACAAACTCAAATACTGTTCTCTCTCCCAAGGGTGAACCTGGGTACGGAACATATCCCACTCGATTTCTTTTGCTTCGACAAAGTGTTCAAGTGCATGACCGCCGAGGGCTTTTGTCATGACTTCATTTGTTTGAAGGTAGTTGAGTGCTTCTTTCAATGTTGCTGGAAGCTCGCCGATTCCTTCGCTTTCACGCTCAGTTCGGTCCATAGCATAAATATTGTTTTCTGTTTGCGGAGGTGGTGTCATTCCTTTACGAATACCGTCAAGACCAGCTGCAAGCATTGCTGCGATTGCAAGGTATGGGTTAGCTGCCGGGTCCGGACTACGGACTTCGACTCGCGTACTCATTCCACGGGAAGACGGGATACGAACAAGCGGTGAACGGTTACGCATAGACCAAGCAACATAACAAGGTGCTTCATAGCCAGGAACTAATCGTTTGTAAGAGTTAACTGTCGGATTCGTAATTGCTGTGTATGCCTTTGCATGTTCTAACGTACCCGCTAGGAATTGCATCGCCGTCTCGCTTAGCTGTGATTCTGTATTTTCATCATAAAAGGCATTATCTTTGCCTTTAAATAATGACATGTTTGCGTGCATACCGTTTCCGTTAACACCAAACAATGGTTTAGGCATAAACGTTGCGTGAAGCCCGTGCTTACGTGCGATTGTTTTTACAACCAGTTTAAACGTTTGAATGTTGTCACACGTTGTGATGGCATCGGCATATTTAAAATCAATTTCGTGCTGTCCCGGAGCTACCTCATGGTGAGAAGCTTCGATTTCAAAGCCCATGTCTTCAAGCTCTAGCACAATATCGCGACGGCAGTTTTCACCGAGATCTGTTGGTGCTAAATCGAAGTATCCGCCTTTATCATTAAGCTCTAACGTTGGCTCGCCTTTTTCATCATTTTTAAACAAGAAGAATTCCGGCTCAGGACCGATATTAAAGTCAGTAAATCCTAGTTCGTCGGCGTCTTTTAACACACGTTTCAGGACGCCACGAGGATCTCCTTCAAACGGAGTGCCGTCTGGATTATAAATATCACATATTAAACGGGCAACCTTTCCTTTTTCAGGTGTCCAAGGGAAAATAACCCACGTATCAAGATCCGGGTATAGATACATATCAGACTCTTCAATACGTACGAAACCTTCAATTGAGGAACCGTCAAACATCATAAGATTGTCTAATGCTTTTGTAAGTTGGTCTACTGGAATTTCCACGTTTTTAATAATCCCTAGTAAATCTGTAAATTGCAAACGAATAAAACGAACATTTTCCTCTTCAGCCATTTTCATAATGTCTTGTCTAGAGTACTTACTTCCCATGTTAAATGATTCTCCTCCTTAGATTTTCCCGTTCTTTTTATGAATCGGGTGTTCCATCCATAAGTAGATTTTGTTCATTTTCTTTATAAGGATGAGCGCCCATACTTTTTTCTATGCTTTTATGTGTGACTATTTTCAAAGTTCAATGATCCTTCATCAAAATGACTGAAAATAAAAACACTTCACTCTCCTTTGATAACTATATCCTATCCAACTTTTCTTTCCCTGTGAATGACTTTGTCAGATAATCTGACAAACAAATTTAAGTAAAGGACAAACCAAGGCGATGAAGTTATTATGTATGGATGAAAGTGATCCTTTAGCCGGTTATGATTCCCGCACTTTTTGAACATCTTTTAATAGGCCTTGATCAATTAAAGCTCCCAACGCATCCATAACCCCAATCTTCACATGCTCAAACGTAAGTCCACCTTGAACATAGGCGCGGTACGGGGCTCTTAGCGGACCGTCTGCGGTTAATTCTATGCTCGCTCCTTGAATGAAGGTACCTGCCGCCATAATAACGTCGTCTTCATACCCTGGCATGTAACTCGGCTGTGGTTTGACGTGAGCGTCAACGGGGGACGCCCCTTGGATTGCCTGACAAAAAGCAATCATCATTTCTGCATTTGGGAATGTCACCGATTGAATGAGGTCTGTCCGTGGTGTATGCCATGAAGGCGTCGTCGCCATTCCAACACCCTCTAAAAGTTTCGCTGTAAACATAGCCCCTTTTACTGCTTGGTTAACGATGTGAGGAGCTAAGAAAAAGCCTTGGTACATTTCAAGCAAGCTATAAAGAGAAGCTCCACCTTCCTTACCGATACCAGGTGCTGCTAGGCGATTAGCACATTGATTGATCAGCTGTTCTTTTCCTACAATGTAACCCCCCGTTTTCACGATACCTCCGCCTGGGTTTTTTATGAGCGATCCCGCCATCAAGTCAGCCCCAACATCGCAAGGCTCGTCGGTTTCTACAAACTCCCCGTAACAGTTGTCTACAAAAACAATCGCATCCGGTTTCACAGCTTTTACGGTATCCACCATCTGTTTAATCTGACTAATATTAAAAGATGGACGGTCATCATAGCCACACGAACGTTGTATGCCAACTATTTTTGTTTTATCCGTCATCGAAGTTTTTACCCTTTCTAAATCTACTTGTTGATTTTTTAAAGGAATTACCGAATAGTCAATACTGAAATCTTTTAAAGAGCCACTTGCTCCCCCGCGAATGCCGATCACTTCTTCTAAAGTATCGTATGGGTTACCGGTTATGTACATCAGTTCATCGCCTGGCCTTAGAATTCCAAAAAGCGCGGTGCTAATCGCATGTGTACCAGAAACGATTTGTGGCCGTACTAGTCCAGCATCCGTGCCAAACACTTCGGCGTACACCTGCTCAAGGGTATCGCGTCCTACATCATCGTATCCATATCCGGTCGAAGCTTGAAAATGAAAATCTGAAATTTGATGGTTTCTAAAAGCTTTCATAACCTTCCGCTGATTCGCTTCGCTTATTCGGTCTCGTTCAGCAAATAATGGACGAATCTCTTCCACTGCTTGTTCTGATTGTTTTTCAATAAAGTCTTTCATCTCTCTATCCTCTATGTTCATCGTTATTCTCCTTCTCCTAGCGTTGATTCTTGTTGTCCGCTGCTTTTTTGCTTTAGTTCATGGTAAATTGCTGAGTTTGGTGAAGCATATCCCCTTACTCTGTACTGTTCTGTCGTTTCGTCGAATGTTCGTTCAACTTGAATCGTTTCTTCCATCAGCCGGTGCAGCCACTTGCCTTCCCATGCTTCAATGTGAATATAGTAAGCGGCAAATTCTTTTTCCATTGACGCTTCAATTTTCGTACGAAGCTTGTCCAAATCAGCTTGATCGTGAGCAGAAATAAGGGCGGATGGTGCGTCTCCTGCCGGGAAAAAGTCTCCGGTTAATTGATCGCGTTTGTTGTATACGAGCAACATCGGAATCGTTGACGCATCAAGCTCTCGTAAAAGATCACTCACCGTTTTTTCATGGTTCACAAAATCCGGGTTTGCAGCATCGACGACATGTAAAATTAAATCAGCTTCCTTTACTTCTTCTAATGTTGAGCGAAAGGCTGCCACTAACGTCGTTGGAAGCTGTTGAATAAATCCGACAGTATCGGTGAGCAGCACATTCATTCCGCTTGGCAATTTAATCCGCTTTGTCGTTGGATCTAACGTTGCAAAGAGCTGGTCTTCAACTAAAATTTCCGCTTTACTCAATTGATGAAGCAAAGTCGATTTTCCAGCATTTGTGTAACCGACTAATGCAATTTGAAACGCTTCATTTCGTTTTCTTCGTTCGCGATACCTCGCACGATGAGCCACGACTTGTTCCAGCTGGCGTCTAATTTCTGTCATCCGCTCCCGGATATGACGTTGATCAATTTCAAGCTGCGTTTCCCCAGGGCCTCTCGTTCCGATCCCGCCGCCGAGACGGGAAAGGACATGCCCCTGCCCCCTTAAACGCGGGAGCAAGTAATTGAGCTGAGCCAGTTCCACCTGAAGCTTCCCTTCTCTTGATTGGGCGCGCTTTGCGAAAATGTCTAGAATCAACTGGGTTCGATCGATAATTTTTACATCCATTTCTTTGGTTAAGTTGCGGACTTGGGAAGCGCTTAGTTCATCATTAAAAATGATTAAGTCAGAGGAAGATTCCTCAGTAAGCTGCTTTAACTCCTCTACTTTTCCCTTACCGATATAGGTGGCATTATCAGGTTTTTCACGGTTTTGGGTCACTGTCATCGCGACTTTGCCACCCGCTGTTTTCGTAAGTGCTGCTAACTCTTCAAGTCGATACTGAAAATCCTCCTCATTCATGTCATCTGATTTTACACCGACTATGATCACATCTTCTGCTTCAACTTTTGCATAGTCACTCATCTTATCCCTCATCTCTTTACTCAGCCGTTCATTTTTTGAAATGCGCTTTGCAAATCTATTGGTTTTAATGTTTGCAGCGATTCTTTTCCATAATCATTTTCATCTAGTAATCTCACGGCCTGAGCGCGGATTGAGCGCTCAAGTAAATTCCGGATGAATCGTCCGTTACTGAAATTGCCTTCGTCTCTTCCTTTAACAGAGATTAGAATTTCTTTTAATGCATGCTTACTTTGTTGATGAAGTCGGTATTGCCGTTGAGTAAGCATTTTCTCAGCGATGATAAATAATTCATCAACTTTGTAGTTAGGAAATGTTACCTTTAACGGGAAACGTGAAGGCAAGCCCGGATTTAAAGATAAAAAACGGTCCATTTCTTTTGGATATCCGGCAAGAATAAGAACAAAGTCATGCTGCTGGTCTTCCATTGCTTTGACGAGTGTGTCAATGGCTTCTTTTCCGAAATCTTTTTCTCCACCGCGAGCTAGTGAGTAGGCTTCATCCACAAACAGTATCCCACCCACAGCCTTTTTAATCAAATCCCTCGTTTTTTGTGCGGTGTGGCCGATGTACTCGCCAACTAAATCAGCTCGCTCCGCTTCGATGAGGTGGCCTTTTTCCAATACTCCCATACTTTTAAATAACTCTGCCACCAGTCTTGCAACCGTTGTCTTTCCAGTCCCAGGATTGCCTTTAAAGACCATATGAAGTGTTTGTTTATTAGGAATAAGTCCGACATCTTCTCTTCGTTTATTTAAATAAAGCCAGGCATAAATTTCTTTCATAAACCCTTTCATTTCATTGAGTCCTACGAGCTCATTTAATGATTTTTCGATTTGTTTAAATGGTTCATGCTCAGCTGTCTGAAAAGAAGGTTCAATAGTCACCGGTGCTATTGGGGCTGGTTGTTGTTTTTTCAGAACGATGTTAATCTGCCCTTTTTTTCTCATGCTGTTCGCCTGATCCAAAGGGGTCACCACCCTTTATTATGAGGTTGAAAAATGTATGGTCACCATTACTATACGCTCCAAGTCTATTTTCGTGACAAACGCCTATAAAGGATGTTCAAAAAATCCGGGAAAAATAAGTGTAGACTTGCAGAAACCATTATTTGTTATAATGAACGTAATCATCCAAACATTTTTAATTTTCTAATTACAGAGGAGGCGTAAACATGACACAACCTGAAAATACTGAGGAATATATTGAATCCTTTTTAATGAACGAGTACGGCGATAAACAGCCGAGCACGGTTAAACGATACCGGTACGACCTCCTGCAGTTCCATCACTGGTGTCAAAAAAACCAAATTAATAATAAAAACGCCTATGATCCAGAAGCGATCCGTGCCTTTTATTTATACTTATGCAAAGAAAAGGACTATTCTATCCATACAATCCGGAGAATTCTTTCTGTTTTAAAGCAGCATTACCGTTTTAATTCCCCATTAGACCACCGCCACACGCCATTTGATAATTATTTGAAAAAAGAAGTTGTCGAGCACAAAAAAAAGGCATCCGATTTTATCAAAACTGAGGAAATTCATAGGCTGCTGCGATCGATAATGAGTCCTCAGGGGCTAAGTGATCACCAATTAAAATCACGTCACTTTTACGACGAAAGAAACCAAGCCATCATTCACCTTATGCTATTTTACGGGCTTTCCATTCAGGAAGTCACAGGACTTACGATGAAAAATATCCACTTCCCCACGGGAATCATTCATTTGTTTTCAAGAAAACGAAAGCCTAGACACGTCACTTTGTTAAAAGAAGATCGCCAGCTTCTTCATCAATATTATCGAACGGTCCCAAAAGCTGTCAGACCGCGTTGGTATACAGATGATCCATTTTTTGCAGCCTTTGATTTTAGGCGAGGCACTTATCGGTGGAGTTATGAAAAAGAACAGCCGAAGCAGTTAACAGATGTAGCCTTGCAAAAAATGATACGCCAAGAAATGCAGCGTGCAGGACTGGGACGTGGGCGGTCTAGTCGCGAACTGCGGCATACGTATATCTTGCACCGCTTACTAGACGGTGTATCAGCGGATTCTTTAAAAGTGGAGCTTGCCTTTGTGACTACTCAGCCTTTCGATAGTTATGTAAACTTTATCCTGGCTCATAAAGAAGTTCTAAACAAATTTCAGCCCCTCACCATTCCAGAACGACAGGAAATGCTTAAGGAGGTCTTACCCGAGAAGCGGTTAATTTGAAATGTAATATGTTAACAAAGAGCTTGGCAAAAGCCAAGCTCTTTGTTAAACCAATATCGTTTTTCGCTACATTTTAAATAAGGGAGAAGTGTGTTACTGTTATTTATCCTGGTTTAGTTGCACATTCCGTTGTGGTGAAAAAGTAGAAATCGCATGCTTATAAACAAGCTGCTGTTTTCCGTCCGTATCTAAAATGACAGTAAAGTTATCAAAACTTTTAACAAATCCCCTTAATTGAAAACCGTTCAGTAAAAAAACCGTCACCGGAATGCTTTCTTTTCGAAGTTGATTTAAAAACTGGTCTTGAATGTTCACAGATTGCTGCTTCATTGTCTCATGGCCTCCCTCAATAGACATTATTATCTTTATTCGTGATTTACAACAGCTTTCCTTCTACAAATTGATGAATTTCCTGAAGCATTTTATCTTTTTCTTGTGTTACATCAAACCAAGTGATGTCCATTTTATTTCGAAACCACGTTAATTGCCGCTTTGCGTAGCGCCTTGAGTTTTGTTTTAAAGTCGTAACCGCTTCCTCTAATGTGACCTTCCCATCTAGATATTCATAAAGCTCTTTATATCCGATCGCTTGAACCGATTGGCAGTTTCGAACTCCCGCTTCGTACAAACGCTCGGCTTCATTCAAGAGACCTTGCTCCATCATAATATCTACACGAAGATCGATGCGTTCATACAGTTTTTCACGCTCCATCGTAAGACCGATGAGACTTACATTATAAGGAGAAATAGGGGGCTGTTGACCTCGTTCTCCAAACGGCTCTCCCGTTATATGATAAATTTCCAGTGCCCGAATGACTCGCCGGACATTATTTGGATGAATTTGCTCATAGCTCTTCGGGTCAACCTCATTTAACTGTTCGTGTAACGCTACATTTCCGTACTTTTTTGCGAACACTTCAAGCTCTTGTCGGTAAGTGTTGTCTTCTTCTACTTCAGAAAACTGATAATCGTAGATCACTGAACTCACATACAGCCCCGTTCCACCGACAAGGAATGGCCGTTTTTTTCGACTTCCAATCTCTTCGATCAGCTTCGTTGCCCGTTGTTGAAACTCCTGGACTGAAAAAGGTTCCGTAGGTTCTTTAATGTCAATAAGGTGATGAGGAATACCGCGCTGTTCTTCTTTTGACACTTTCGCCGTCCCGATATCCATTCCTCTGTAGACTTGCATCGAGTCTCCGCTAATAATTTCACCATTAAATGATTGTGCCAGTTCAATACTCATGTCAGTCTTCCCTACCGCTGTAGGACCCACGAGAACGATTAGATTTTCTTTTTTCATGTTAGTCACCTGTCTACTAGAGCTTGTTCAATTAGGTCAAAGTCTCCTTAGTGAAAACGCTCTATTAATCCATTATACCGTTTGTTTGTTTTTCCCATACTCCAAAATGATAAGTTGCTGAGGGCCGAATTTGCTGCGTTAAGCCTAATGCATTGAATCTTCGAGAGCGAAAGTGGTCTTTTAGTACAACTCGCTGCCTTGCTACTCGTTTTGCTTCTCTTATCGTTTGTCCAAAAAGAATGTCATCTTCGTCATTATAAGCAAGCTGTTTTAACGCTTGGATTCCTGATGACCCTTTAACCGTTTCTTGAAACATAGGGTCAAAATAAACGACATCAATACTCGACGTTTCTTGTTTTTTTAACCATGCTTGATGGTGTTCATTAATGACTTGAATTCTCCGTAGTGCGTTTTCAATGACATTCGGCTCGACTTTGTAGCTTTTTAATCCTTCCTCAATCATATAAGCTAAAATAGGATTAACTTCTGTACCAAAAACCTTCCCCGATTTTTTCACTGCTAAGCTGGCTAACACCGCATCAGAACCTAAACCAATTGTCCCGTCCGCAACCGTCATTCCTTCACGAAGCTTTGCGGCATCTACAAATGGATCGTGACCTGTTTTTAAAAACGCCTTTGCGCGAAACATCGCTGAGTTCGGGTGGTAAAAAAACGGAGCGCTGTCTGTCGCGGTATAGAGCATGAGCCGATCTTGCTCAGCGACGACAACATGAGCCTTATATTTTTCCATAATTCGTGTAACAGAAGCATGACCTCTTTTAATTAAGGGAGCTGAAAGCGCGTCTTGTGCGTGAACAGCTCTTGTCATCATCCGCGTCGTTTCTTTAGGTGCTGTTGTGACAACGATAGGTTTCATTTGATTAGTCCTTTACGATTACTTACATGATCCGCTTAAACATTTTTTCCATTTCGTACGTTGAATAATGAAGGACAATCGGTCTTCCGTGTGGACACGTGTAGGGCTCATGACATGTACGCAATGTTTCAAGAAGCCGGTACATTTCGTCTTGCCGCAAGTAGCGATTCGCTTTAATCGCTGCTTTGCACGACATTAAAATAGCCGCTTCTTCTCGCATTTTTGCTACGTTAATCGTTTTTCCTTCAATTACTAGATCGATCATTTCACGGATGAGCGCTTCTTCTTCTCCTTTAGGAAGCCAGACCGGGTGAGCTCGAACAAGATATGTCCGTTGTCCGAAAGCCTCCAATTCGATACCGACTGATTGCAACGTTTCTTTATGTTCTAAAATCGCAGACTCTTCTTTTTGGGAAAACTCAAACGTCAACGGTATTAGTAAGTCTTGAAGGTGTGGGTCCACTTCCCCAACACGGTCACGAAAGTATTCATATTTAATTCGCTCTTGAGCGGCATGTTGATCAACAATAAACAGACCTTCATCATTTTGTGCGAGGATGTAGGTTCCATGTAGTTGCCCGATTGGATACATGGTTGGCATCAAAGAAGAAGCGTTCTGATCAGCGGCTACTGATGTTGTTGTTTCTCGTACATGCTCAGTCTCATTTTGCTCATCGTTGATCGGTGCTTTTTCCACCACCTGTGTAGGTGATTCAGACCTTAGTATCTCTGAGGTTTTCTTTGTGTCCAAATGATTATCATCGTGATGGGGTGCTACTTTTGTCTCCGCTGGCTCTCTTTCATTTCCTTCAACACCTGTAGAAGGCACTTCCTCTACATTCGGTCGAAGGGTTGTACTCGGTTTGCTTTGAAAAGACAAAGGTACTTGCTCGGATGGTATTTTTTTGGCTGTTGTTTTCTTTACGTCAGGGATTAAAGCCGTTTCTTTAAACACATCTTTTATTGCTTTTGTGACAAGATCCGTTAACTCCTGTTCCTTACTTAGCCGTACTTCAAGCTTTGAAGGGTGCACGTTAACATCGATTAAAATCGGATCCATCGTAATGTGAAGCACGACAATCGGATGTCGTCCAATTGGTAGTAATGTATGGTAGCCTTCGTGTATGGCTTTTGAAACGAGAAAATTTTTAACAAATCTGCCGTTAATAATTAATGAAATGTAGGAGCGGTTTGACCTCGTCACTTCAGGCTTAGCAATATAGCCTTCAACTTGAAAGTCCAGTGAGCTTACTTTTAGCGGTAGCATGTTTTTTGCAACCTCTGTTCCGTAAATTGAGGCTATTACTCTTAAAATGTCGTCTTTGCCATGCGATTTTAGCAATGGTTTTTCGTTATGGTACAGTTCAAACGAAATATTCGGATGAGCCAGCGCCATTCGATTTACGACGTCTGTAGTATGACCGAGTTCGGTATGAATCGTTCGTAAATATTTCAAACGAGCTGGTGTATTGAAAAACAATTCTTGAACAAGTACTTCGGTTCCTTTTCGCGAAAGTGCTTTTCCTTTTTCGACGACCTTTCCACCTGCAAACTTAATCGAGCGCCCCTCACCTTCTCCTGTACTCGTCGTGAGTGTCAAGCGGCTCACTGAAGCAATACTTGGCAGAGCTTCTCCGCGAAATCCGAGGGTGGAAATATGGAAAAGATCACGATCATTTTTTATTTTACTCGTTGCGTGACGGTAAAAAGCCGTTTCCAAGTCATCATCCTCAATACCGTCACCATTATCGAGAACGCGAATGGAAGATAATCCACCTTCAGCTAGATCGACGCGAATATGTGTACTATTTGCATCAACCGCGTTCTCGATTAATTCCTTTACAACAGAAGAAGGACGTTCCACAACTTCTCCTGCTGCGATCTTATTCGATAGTTGATCGTCTAACTTTTGAATAATCCCCATTGTTGTCCTCCTTTTTTATTGGACTCTATTTTTTAATAGGCTGTGAGATTTTTGACTTAACCTTTTGATCATGATTACAAAAACAACCATTTGCTAAGAATGTTTC encodes the following:
- the hflX gene encoding GTPase HflX — encoded protein: MSDYAKVEAEDVIIVGVKSDDMNEEDFQYRLEELAALTKTAGGKVAMTVTQNREKPDNATYIGKGKVEELKQLTEESSSDLIIFNDELSASQVRNLTKEMDVKIIDRTQLILDIFAKRAQSREGKLQVELAQLNYLLPRLRGQGHVLSRLGGGIGTRGPGETQLEIDQRHIRERMTEIRRQLEQVVAHRARYRERRKRNEAFQIALVGYTNAGKSTLLHQLSKAEILVEDQLFATLDPTTKRIKLPSGMNVLLTDTVGFIQQLPTTLVAAFRSTLEEVKEADLILHVVDAANPDFVNHEKTVSDLLRELDASTIPMLLVYNKRDQLTGDFFPAGDAPSALISAHDQADLDKLRTKIEASMEKEFAAYYIHIEAWEGKWLHRLMEETIQVERTFDETTEQYRVRGYASPNSAIYHELKQKSSGQQESTLGEGE
- the miaA gene encoding tRNA (adenosine(37)-N6)-dimethylallyltransferase MiaA, producing MTNMKKENLIVLVGPTAVGKTDMSIELAQSFNGEIISGDSMQVYRGMDIGTAKVSKEEQRGIPHHLIDIKEPTEPFSVQEFQQRATKLIEEIGSRKKRPFLVGGTGLYVSSVIYDYQFSEVEEDNTYRQELEVFAKKYGNVALHEQLNEVDPKSYEQIHPNNVRRVIRALEIYHITGEPFGERGQQPPISPYNVSLIGLTMEREKLYERIDLRVDIMMEQGLLNEAERLYEAGVRNCQSVQAIGYKELYEYLDGKVTLEEAVTTLKQNSRRYAKRQLTWFRNKMDITWFDVTQEKDKMLQEIHQFVEGKLL
- the hfq gene encoding RNA chaperone Hfq; protein product: MKQQSVNIQDQFLNQLRKESIPVTVFLLNGFQLRGFVKSFDNFTVILDTDGKQQLVYKHAISTFSPQRNVQLNQDK
- a CDS encoding class I SAM-dependent methyltransferase, with protein sequence MKPIVVTTAPKETTRMMTRAVHAQDALSAPLIKRGHASVTRIMEKYKAHVVVAEQDRLMLYTATDSAPFFYHPNSAMFRAKAFLKTGHDPFVDAAKLREGMTVADGTIGLGSDAVLASLAVKKSGKVFGTEVNPILAYMIEEGLKSYKVEPNVIENALRRIQVINEHHQAWLKKQETSSIDVVYFDPMFQETVKGSSGIQALKQLAYNDEDDILFGQTIREAKRVARQRVVLKDHFRSRRFNALGLTQQIRPSATYHFGVWEKQTNGIMD
- a CDS encoding tyrosine-type recombinase/integrase, which gives rise to MTQPENTEEYIESFLMNEYGDKQPSTVKRYRYDLLQFHHWCQKNQINNKNAYDPEAIRAFYLYLCKEKDYSIHTIRRILSVLKQHYRFNSPLDHRHTPFDNYLKKEVVEHKKKASDFIKTEEIHRLLRSIMSPQGLSDHQLKSRHFYDERNQAIIHLMLFYGLSIQEVTGLTMKNIHFPTGIIHLFSRKRKPRHVTLLKEDRQLLHQYYRTVPKAVRPRWYTDDPFFAAFDFRRGTYRWSYEKEQPKQLTDVALQKMIRQEMQRAGLGRGRSSRELRHTYILHRLLDGVSADSLKVELAFVTTQPFDSYVNFILAHKEVLNKFQPLTIPERQEMLKEVLPEKRLI
- the spoVK gene encoding stage V sporulation protein K, with product MDQANSMRKKGQINIVLKKQQPAPIAPVTIEPSFQTAEHEPFKQIEKSLNELVGLNEMKGFMKEIYAWLYLNKRREDVGLIPNKQTLHMVFKGNPGTGKTTVARLVAELFKSMGVLEKGHLIEAERADLVGEYIGHTAQKTRDLIKKAVGGILFVDEAYSLARGGEKDFGKEAIDTLVKAMEDQQHDFVLILAGYPKEMDRFLSLNPGLPSRFPLKVTFPNYKVDELFIIAEKMLTQRQYRLHQQSKHALKEILISVKGRDEGNFSNGRFIRNLLERSIRAQAVRLLDENDYGKESLQTLKPIDLQSAFQKMNG